One Sanguibacter keddieii DSM 10542 genomic window carries:
- the proC gene encoding pyrroline-5-carboxylate reductase, with protein MTVGFIGTGNMANAIVRGMVGSGGFPAGDVVVFDRNASKRDLLGSDLGVRVVASAEELVEASDVVVVSVKPQGIPALLTGLADQIADRRRVVVSIAAGTPLERLESFLTTDAAPGAQTAVVRVMPNVNAMIGAGMSAVTGNEAATAEDVATVLDVFRAVGEVVEIPESQFSTYTAIAGSSPAFTYLFIDALSRAAVAGGMPKAQATQIAAQAVLGSAKMVRESDKSPWDLIDTVCSPGGTTVAGLLALEDRGFLSTVAHGVGATIARDKEMNAGG; from the coding sequence ATGACCGTCGGATTCATCGGTACCGGGAACATGGCGAACGCGATCGTCCGCGGGATGGTCGGCTCTGGCGGTTTCCCCGCCGGGGACGTCGTCGTCTTCGACCGCAACGCCAGCAAGCGCGACCTCCTGGGCTCCGACCTCGGGGTGCGCGTGGTCGCCTCCGCCGAGGAGCTCGTGGAGGCGTCGGACGTGGTGGTCGTGTCCGTCAAGCCGCAGGGCATCCCCGCGCTGCTCACCGGGCTGGCCGACCAGATCGCCGACCGACGCCGGGTGGTCGTCTCGATCGCCGCCGGGACGCCGCTCGAGCGCCTCGAGTCGTTCCTCACCACCGACGCCGCACCGGGTGCCCAGACCGCGGTGGTCCGGGTGATGCCCAACGTCAACGCGATGATCGGCGCCGGCATGTCGGCGGTGACCGGCAACGAGGCGGCGACGGCCGAGGACGTGGCGACCGTGCTGGACGTGTTCCGGGCGGTCGGCGAGGTCGTCGAGATCCCGGAGTCGCAGTTCTCCACCTACACGGCGATCGCCGGGTCCTCCCCCGCCTTCACCTACCTGTTCATCGACGCGCTCTCCCGGGCCGCCGTCGCGGGCGGCATGCCCAAGGCCCAGGCGACCCAGATCGCCGCCCAGGCCGTGCTCGGCTCCGCGAAGATGGTCCGGGAGTCCGACAAGAGCCCCTGGGACCTCATCGACACCGTCTGCTCCCCCGGCGGGACGACCGTGGCGGGCCTGCTCGCCCTCGAGGACCGCGGGTTCCTGTCGACCGTCGCGCACGGCGTCGGGGCGACCATCGCCCGCGACAAGGAGATGAACGCCGGAGGCTGA
- a CDS encoding putative F420-0 ABC transporter substrate-binding protein, whose amino-acid sequence MLPDRTTALPAADVAALPPTRLRHARTSAALAPVALAAAVVLTLAGCSGSAPTGGASSAGAVSETAAGAAGTEGATTYPVTVDNCGFEVTFGSAPQRVLTVKSSTTEMLLALGLSDRVVATAFPDGPVPAWLADAAAGNDAVATPLTMQAPGPEAVTEVEPDLVYAGWESNLTAESAGDRGTLATLGVSSYVSPSACKGEAYMPDPLTFDDVFADITEVGTVFDVPAAAEELVAQQRSELDAVVPDDRGLTVLWYSSGTDIPYVGAGIGAPQMIMDAAGLTNIAADVHDTWTPFGWEDVVAADPDVIVLVDAAWNTADSKIEMLEENAATANLTAVREQRYVVVPFAATEAGVRNVSAVVDLVERLGEVVPEAGAAPEAGEAPEAGSAGATAAG is encoded by the coding sequence GTGCTGCCCGACCGCACCACCGCCCTGCCTGCCGCCGACGTCGCTGCTCTCCCGCCGACCCGGCTGAGGCACGCCCGGACCTCCGCCGCTCTCGCGCCCGTCGCGCTGGCCGCTGCCGTCGTCCTGACGCTCGCCGGGTGCTCCGGCTCAGCACCGACGGGCGGTGCGTCGTCAGCGGGCGCCGTGTCCGAGACGGCTGCCGGTGCTGCCGGCACCGAGGGCGCGACCACCTACCCCGTCACCGTCGACAACTGCGGGTTCGAGGTCACCTTCGGCTCCGCGCCGCAACGGGTCCTCACCGTGAAGTCCTCGACGACCGAGATGCTCCTCGCGCTCGGGCTGTCGGACCGGGTCGTCGCGACGGCCTTCCCAGACGGCCCGGTGCCCGCGTGGCTGGCCGACGCCGCTGCTGGTAACGACGCCGTCGCCACCCCGCTCACCATGCAGGCGCCCGGGCCCGAGGCCGTCACCGAGGTCGAGCCCGACCTCGTCTACGCAGGCTGGGAGTCGAACCTCACGGCAGAGAGCGCCGGTGACCGCGGGACCCTCGCGACGCTCGGGGTGTCCAGCTACGTGTCACCGTCGGCCTGCAAGGGCGAGGCGTACATGCCGGACCCGCTGACCTTCGACGATGTGTTCGCCGACATCACCGAGGTCGGCACCGTCTTCGACGTACCCGCGGCCGCGGAGGAGCTCGTCGCGCAGCAGCGCTCCGAGCTCGACGCCGTCGTGCCCGACGACCGCGGGCTCACCGTGCTCTGGTACTCCTCCGGGACGGACATCCCCTACGTCGGGGCGGGCATCGGCGCGCCGCAGATGATCATGGATGCCGCCGGCCTCACGAACATCGCCGCCGACGTGCACGACACCTGGACCCCCTTCGGCTGGGAGGACGTCGTCGCCGCCGACCCCGACGTGATCGTGCTCGTCGACGCCGCGTGGAACACCGCCGACAGCAAGATCGAGATGCTCGAGGAGAACGCCGCGACCGCGAACCTCACGGCGGTCCGCGAGCAGCGCTACGTCGTGGTCCCCTTCGCGGCGACCGAGGCGGGCGTCCGGAACGTGTCGGCCGTCGTCGACCTCGTCGAGCGGCTCGGCGAGGTGGTGCCGGAGGCGGGCGCGGCGCCTGAGGCCGGCGAGGCGCCTGAGGCCGGCTCCGCCGGCGCGACCGCAGCAGGCTGA
- a CDS encoding SDR family oxidoreductase, protein MSQQQPEPSEQHSEHPDGQVAPPTTVPDERPTTPLRAVVTGASSGIGAATVRHLRRAGWDVVAVARRADRLADLAEETGARVVVADLTVAADVARLAAEVTAGGPVHALVNNAGGALGTDRVEASDVERWRRMYEINVLGTLQVTMALLPALRDSGRGDVVVLTSTAAHGTYPGGAGYVAAKHGERVIADTLRLELVGEPVRVIEIAPGMVRTEEFSLTRFDGDQAKADAVYAGVDEPLSADDVADAITWTLTRPHHVNIDHLMIRPRAQASNTLVARNT, encoded by the coding sequence GTGTCCCAGCAGCAGCCCGAGCCGTCTGAGCAGCACAGCGAGCACCCGGACGGGCAGGTCGCCCCGCCGACCACCGTCCCCGACGAGCGCCCGACCACGCCGCTCCGAGCGGTCGTCACCGGAGCCTCCTCCGGCATCGGTGCGGCGACGGTCCGGCACCTGCGTCGTGCTGGGTGGGACGTGGTCGCCGTCGCGCGCCGCGCCGACCGGCTGGCAGACCTCGCCGAGGAGACCGGGGCGCGGGTCGTCGTCGCCGACCTCACGGTCGCGGCCGACGTCGCGCGCCTCGCCGCCGAGGTCACGGCCGGCGGTCCGGTCCACGCGCTCGTCAACAACGCCGGCGGGGCGCTCGGCACCGACCGGGTCGAGGCCTCCGACGTCGAGCGCTGGCGCCGCATGTACGAGATCAACGTCCTCGGCACCCTCCAGGTGACCATGGCCCTGCTCCCGGCGCTGCGGGACTCGGGACGCGGGGACGTCGTCGTCCTCACCTCGACCGCCGCGCACGGCACCTACCCCGGCGGCGCCGGCTACGTCGCGGCGAAGCACGGCGAGCGGGTCATCGCCGACACCCTGCGCCTCGAGCTCGTGGGCGAGCCGGTCCGCGTCATCGAGATCGCCCCCGGCATGGTCCGCACCGAGGAGTTCTCGCTCACCCGCTTCGACGGCGACCAGGCGAAGGCCGACGCGGTCTACGCCGGGGTCGACGAGCCGCTCTCGGCCGACGACGTCGCCGACGCCATCACCTGGACGCTCACCCGTCCGCACCACGTCAACATCGACCACCTGATGATCCGACCGCGAGCGCAGGCGTCGAACACGCTGGTGGCGCGGAACACCTGA
- a CDS encoding putative F420-0 ABC transporter ATP-binding protein: MRASRMTWSVDGRTIVDGVDCTAPAGALTGLVGPNGSGKSTLLRLLTGVLGADRGEVDFAGSDLLGLRRRERARQLAVVEQDASAELPLTVRDAVLLGRIPHRSLLAGDSAADHAIADEALARTGMSHFADRTLSTLSGGERQRVHMARALAQRPRLLVLDEPTNHLDISAQLETVALLRELADEGVTVLAALHDLSLAASVCDHVVVLGGGRVVAAGPVGEVLVPEVLDAVYGVRCTVLTHPETGRPVLSFALA, translated from the coding sequence CTGCGGGCGTCGAGGATGACGTGGTCCGTCGACGGGCGGACGATCGTGGACGGCGTCGACTGCACCGCGCCCGCGGGCGCCCTGACCGGACTCGTCGGTCCGAACGGGTCGGGGAAGTCGACCCTGCTGCGCCTGCTCACGGGGGTCCTGGGCGCAGACCGTGGCGAGGTCGACTTCGCCGGCTCAGACCTGCTGGGCCTGCGGCGCCGGGAGCGCGCCCGCCAGCTCGCGGTCGTCGAGCAGGACGCGTCGGCCGAGCTCCCGCTCACCGTGCGCGACGCCGTGCTGCTCGGACGGATCCCCCACAGGTCGCTGCTGGCGGGCGACAGTGCCGCCGACCACGCGATCGCCGACGAGGCGCTGGCCCGGACCGGGATGAGCCACTTCGCCGACCGGACTCTCTCGACGCTGTCCGGGGGCGAGCGGCAGCGGGTGCACATGGCCCGAGCCCTCGCGCAGCGACCCCGCCTGCTCGTGCTCGACGAGCCGACCAACCACCTCGACATCAGTGCCCAGCTCGAGACCGTCGCCCTCCTCCGAGAGCTGGCCGACGAGGGCGTCACCGTGCTGGCGGCGCTGCACGACCTCTCGCTCGCGGCCAGCGTGTGCGACCACGTGGTCGTGCTCGGCGGCGGCCGTGTGGTGGCTGCGGGCCCGGTCGGCGAGGTGCTCGTGCCCGAGGTGCTCGACGCGGTCTACGGCGTGCGGTGCACGGTGCTGACACACCCGGAGACGGGGAGACCGGTGCTGTCGTTCGCGCTGGCGTGA
- a CDS encoding putative F420-0 ABC transporter permease subunit has translation MAGSTPEADARPAAKAGPSGETSPGRRRARPVPWLLGATVVLVATVLVAVTIGSADLGVGEVWRSVAWHVTRGLGVDGLLSVEPLSVLRDGIVWELRLPRVLTAAAVGAGLALCGAVMQSLTRNPLADPYLLGLSSGASLGAVLVLVLGVSVLLPVAAFAGAVLALAAALGLAGALGAITPTRTILSGLAVSQLCAAATSFVIFWSATGDSYREILSWLMGSVAGATWGSVAIAGIAVLVLGSVLALSGSVLDAFTFGDSSAAALGVSVERTRWLLLVGVALLTGALVSVSGAVGFVGLILPHAVRLLTGARHRLLLPLAALTGASFLVWADTIARTVFAPREVPVGIITAAIGAPVFALLLWRGRRSA, from the coding sequence GTGGCGGGTTCGACGCCGGAGGCGGACGCGAGGCCTGCAGCGAAGGCGGGCCCGTCTGGGGAGACCAGCCCTGGGCGTCGTCGTGCGCGACCGGTCCCCTGGCTGCTCGGGGCGACCGTCGTCCTGGTGGCGACCGTCCTCGTCGCCGTGACCATCGGCTCGGCCGACCTCGGGGTCGGCGAGGTGTGGCGGTCTGTCGCGTGGCACGTGACCCGGGGTCTCGGCGTCGACGGGCTCCTCTCCGTCGAGCCGTTGAGCGTGCTGCGCGACGGCATCGTGTGGGAGCTGCGGCTGCCGCGCGTGCTCACCGCGGCCGCCGTCGGCGCCGGCCTCGCCCTGTGCGGGGCGGTGATGCAGTCGCTCACCCGCAACCCGCTCGCCGACCCCTACCTGCTAGGCCTGTCCTCCGGGGCGTCCCTCGGTGCCGTCCTCGTGCTGGTCCTGGGGGTCAGCGTGCTGCTCCCGGTCGCGGCCTTCGCGGGCGCGGTCCTCGCCCTCGCCGCAGCTCTCGGGCTCGCCGGGGCTCTCGGCGCGATCACCCCGACGCGGACCATCCTGTCCGGCCTGGCGGTCAGCCAGCTCTGCGCCGCCGCGACGTCCTTCGTGATCTTCTGGTCCGCGACGGGCGACTCCTACCGGGAGATCCTGTCCTGGCTCATGGGGTCGGTGGCCGGTGCCACCTGGGGTTCGGTCGCGATCGCGGGGATCGCCGTGCTGGTGCTCGGCTCGGTGCTCGCACTGTCGGGGTCGGTGCTCGACGCCTTCACCTTCGGCGACTCGTCCGCGGCGGCGCTCGGCGTCTCAGTGGAGCGGACCCGGTGGCTGCTCCTCGTCGGTGTCGCGCTGCTCACCGGGGCGCTGGTGTCGGTCTCCGGCGCGGTGGGGTTCGTCGGGCTGATCCTGCCGCACGCCGTCCGACTGCTCACCGGGGCGCGGCACCGGCTCCTGCTGCCGCTCGCCGCGCTGACGGGGGCGTCGTTCCTCGTGTGGGCCGACACGATCGCCCGGACGGTCTTCGCGCCGCGAGAGGTGCCCGTCGGGATCATCACCGCGGCTATCGGCGCGCCCGTGTTCGCGCTGCTGCTGTGGCGCGGACGGAGGTCGGCGTGA